One window of the Salvia splendens isolate huo1 chromosome 1, SspV2, whole genome shotgun sequence genome contains the following:
- the LOC121794879 gene encoding uncharacterized protein LOC121794879: protein MSSFALKLSSFLLSSSAQSPSSSATTSYLPLPPPFRFPRTQFNSRGRITVTGGTENNKNNSPISGDSKPPNGTLPKTRKEILLEYVQNVQPEFMELFVKRAPQQVVEAMRQTVTNMIGTLPPQFFSVTVTTVAENLAQLMYSVLMTGYMFRNAQYRLELQQSLEQVALPEPQEKNDASDYAPGTQKKVSGEVIRWNNVSGPETIDAVKYIELLEAEIEELNRQVGRKSLNGQNELLEFLKTLEPQNIKELTSTAGEDVVLAMNTFIKRLLAVSDPNQMKTSLTETSAPELAKLLYWLMVVGYSVRNIEVRFDMDRVLGTSPKPAELPPGENI, encoded by the exons ATGTCGTCTTTCGCGTTGAAGCTTTCTTCGTTTCTCTTGTCTTCGTCGGCAcaatctccttcttcttctgctaCGACTTCGTATCTGCCGCTGCCCCCTCCCTTCCGATTCCCAAGAACACAATTCAATTCTAGAGGAAGAATCACAGTCACCGGAGGCACcgaaaataacaaaaacaatTCTCCTATTTCCGGCGATTCCAAACCCCCCAATGGAACACTG CCTAAGACTAGGAAGGAGATTCTTCTGGAGTATGTGCAGAATGTGCAGCCTGAATTCATGGAGTTGTTTGTCAAGAGAGCCCCACAGCAG GTAGTTGAAGCGATGCGTCAGACAGTGACAAATATGATTGGAACTCTACCTCCACAATTTTTTTCTGTGACAGTCACCACC GTTGCTGAAAACTTGGCACAGCTGATGTACAGTGTCTTGATGACTGGATATATGTTTAGGAATGCTCAATACCGGCTGGAATTGCAACAGAGCTTGGAACAAGTTGCTCTTCCTGAACCACAAGAGAAAAAT GATGCTTCGGATTATGCACCAGGAACACAGAAAAAGGTATCAGGTGAAGTCATAAGATGGAACAATGTCTCGGGTCCCGAAACAATTGATGCAGTGAAATACATAGAGCTTCTTGAAGCAGAAATTGAAGAGCTTAACCGTCAAGTAGGAAGAAAATCTTTAAATGGACAGAATGAACTATTGGAATTTTTAAAAACTCTGGAGCCCCAAAATATCAAG GAGCTAACAAGTACTGCTGGAGAGGATGTTGTGCTGGCAATGAACACATTCATAAAACGTTTGTTGGCGGTTTCTGATCCTAACCAAATGAAG ACTAGCTTAACAGAAACAAGTGCTCCTGAACTTGCAAAGCTACTATATTGGCTTATGGTAGTTGGTTATAGTGTCCGTAACATTGAAGTTCGTTTTGACATGGATCGGGTACTTGGTACTTCTCCAAAACCTGCAGAGCTCCCCCCAGGTGAAAACATTTAG
- the LOC121794887 gene encoding stemmadenine O-acetyltransferase-like isoform X2, whose amino-acid sequence MKMEAETISKEFIKPSSPTPLDKKTYTLSLLDQIVPPIYVPLVLYFPNPQNLSQITPQLQQSLSTTLSLFYPLAGRLKDSLSVDCNDEGIAFVVAKFAYSLSDFLRNPDATASRCHIPTPLTWAEPGPGSPVAMAQLSHFACDGVAIGSFVKYWARAAVAIAALDPVPPNWAAQLLFPPTESLSREEQSAALAPAPPDYAAQLLFPHNESMRREQHLFSAMKRYFGFGKTTMRRYVFGAESISRLRARLSKPGTSRPTRVETVSAFLWKCFMTASATCAGGGGVSLVTHGVNMRRKSELPLSENSFGNHVWLVPASSENGEADRDLKTLFSKVREAIVKVDVEFVERMKGDVGFAGYCTNLEDSLSAFPEKADYLAISSWCNFGIYDVDFGWGRPVWVTKCDGGSDVEWPFINVLWLIDTREGDGVEAWLTLEQRCFEEFDKIKEVGDYALIDPSPLEKLDKIKEVGDHALIDPSPLEIIQT is encoded by the exons ATGAAAATGGAAGCCGAAACAATCTCGAAAGAATTCATCAAACCTTCTTCACCAACACCCCTAGACAAAAAAACATACACCCTTTCCTTACTCGACCAAATCGTTCCTCCCATCTACGTTCCTCTCGTTTTATACTTTCCCAACCCTCAAAATCTCTCTCAAATCACACCCCAACTGCAGCAATCTCTCtccacaactctctctctcttctatcCCTTAGCAGGGAGACTCAAAGACTCCCTCTCCGTCGACTGCAATGACGAGGGCATCGCCTTCGTTGTTGCGAAATTCGCCTACAGCCTCTCCGATTTCCTGCGAAACCCCGACGCCACCGCCTCCCGCTGCCACATCCCCACCCCGCTCACCTGGGCCGAACCTGGCCCTGGCTCGCCTGTTGCCATGGCCCAGCTCAGCCACTTTGCCTGTG ACGGCGTCGCTATCGGCTCGTTTGTAAAATACTGGGCCAGGGCAGCAGTCGCAATTGCTGCCCTAGACCCTGTGCCGCCCAACTGGGCAGCACAGTTGCTCTTCCCGCCTACCGAGAGCTTGAGCCGGGAAGAGCAGTCTGCTGCCTTGGCTCCTGCGCCGCCTGACTATGCGGCGCAATTGCTCTTCCCGCACAACGAGAGCATGAGGCGGGAACAGCATCTCTTCTCCGCCATGAAGCGGTACTTCGGCTTCGGGAAGACCACGATGCGCCGCTACGTGTTCGGCGCGGAGTCGATATCCCGGCTCCGCGCGCGTCTTTCCAAGCCCGGGACGTCGCGGCCGACGCGCGTCGAGACGGTCTCGGCGTTCCTGTGGAAATGCTTCATGACAGCCTCCGCAACCTGTGCAGGCGGCGGGGGCGTGTCGCTGGTGACGCACGGCGTCAACATGCGGCGGAAGTCGGAGCTGCCGCTCTCTGAGAACAGCTTCGGCAACCATGTGTGGCTCGTGCCGGCGTCTAGCGAGAACGGAGAAGCCGATAGGGATTTGAAAACACTTTTTTCCAAAGTGAGAGAAGCCATAGTTAAAGTGGATGTTGAGTTTGTGGAAAGAATGAAGGGCGATGTGGGGTTTGCAGGCTATTGCACGAATCTCGAGGATTCCTTGAGCGCCTTTCCCGAGAAGGCCGATTATCTGGCTATCTCGAGTTGGTGCAATTTTGGGATTTACGACGTGGATTTTGGGTGGGGTCGGCCGGTTTGGGTTACCAAGTGCGATGGCGGGAGTGATGTGGAGTGGCCTTTTATCAATGTGCTTTGGTTGATCGATACAAGGGAAGGGGATGGAGTAGAAGCGTGGTTGACTCTTGAACAACGTTGTTTTGAGGAGTTTGATAAAATTAAGGAGGTTGGAGATTATGCTTTGATTGATCCTAGTCCATTGGAGAAGCTTGATAAAATTAAGGAGGTTGGTGATCATGCTTTGATTGATCCTAGTCCGTTGGAGATCATCCAAACATAG
- the LOC121794887 gene encoding stemmadenine O-acetyltransferase-like isoform X1, whose protein sequence is MKMEAETISKEFIKPSSPTPLDKKTYTLSLLDQIVPPIYVPLVLYFPNPQNLSQITPQLQQSLSTTLSLFYPLAGRLKDSLSVDCNDEGIAFVVAKFAYSLSDFLRNPDATASRCHIPTPLTWAEPGPGSPVAMAQLSHFACGGVAVGVLILHKVADGVAIGSFVKYWARAAVAIAALDPVPPNWAAQLLFPPTESLSREEQSAALAPAPPDYAAQLLFPHNESMRREQHLFSAMKRYFGFGKTTMRRYVFGAESISRLRARLSKPGTSRPTRVETVSAFLWKCFMTASATCAGGGGVSLVTHGVNMRRKSELPLSENSFGNHVWLVPASSENGEADRDLKTLFSKVREAIVKVDVEFVERMKGDVGFAGYCTNLEDSLSAFPEKADYLAISSWCNFGIYDVDFGWGRPVWVTKCDGGSDVEWPFINVLWLIDTREGDGVEAWLTLEQRCFEEFDKIKEVGDYALIDPSPLEKLDKIKEVGDHALIDPSPLEIIQT, encoded by the coding sequence ATGAAAATGGAAGCCGAAACAATCTCGAAAGAATTCATCAAACCTTCTTCACCAACACCCCTAGACAAAAAAACATACACCCTTTCCTTACTCGACCAAATCGTTCCTCCCATCTACGTTCCTCTCGTTTTATACTTTCCCAACCCTCAAAATCTCTCTCAAATCACACCCCAACTGCAGCAATCTCTCtccacaactctctctctcttctatcCCTTAGCAGGGAGACTCAAAGACTCCCTCTCCGTCGACTGCAATGACGAGGGCATCGCCTTCGTTGTTGCGAAATTCGCCTACAGCCTCTCCGATTTCCTGCGAAACCCCGACGCCACCGCCTCCCGCTGCCACATCCCCACCCCGCTCACCTGGGCCGAACCTGGCCCTGGCTCGCCTGTTGCCATGGCCCAGCTCAGCCACTTTGCCTGTGGCGGCGTCGCCGTCGGTGTACTCATCCTTCACAAGGTCGCCGACGGCGTCGCTATCGGCTCGTTTGTAAAATACTGGGCCAGGGCAGCAGTCGCAATTGCTGCCCTAGACCCTGTGCCGCCCAACTGGGCAGCACAGTTGCTCTTCCCGCCTACCGAGAGCTTGAGCCGGGAAGAGCAGTCTGCTGCCTTGGCTCCTGCGCCGCCTGACTATGCGGCGCAATTGCTCTTCCCGCACAACGAGAGCATGAGGCGGGAACAGCATCTCTTCTCCGCCATGAAGCGGTACTTCGGCTTCGGGAAGACCACGATGCGCCGCTACGTGTTCGGCGCGGAGTCGATATCCCGGCTCCGCGCGCGTCTTTCCAAGCCCGGGACGTCGCGGCCGACGCGCGTCGAGACGGTCTCGGCGTTCCTGTGGAAATGCTTCATGACAGCCTCCGCAACCTGTGCAGGCGGCGGGGGCGTGTCGCTGGTGACGCACGGCGTCAACATGCGGCGGAAGTCGGAGCTGCCGCTCTCTGAGAACAGCTTCGGCAACCATGTGTGGCTCGTGCCGGCGTCTAGCGAGAACGGAGAAGCCGATAGGGATTTGAAAACACTTTTTTCCAAAGTGAGAGAAGCCATAGTTAAAGTGGATGTTGAGTTTGTGGAAAGAATGAAGGGCGATGTGGGGTTTGCAGGCTATTGCACGAATCTCGAGGATTCCTTGAGCGCCTTTCCCGAGAAGGCCGATTATCTGGCTATCTCGAGTTGGTGCAATTTTGGGATTTACGACGTGGATTTTGGGTGGGGTCGGCCGGTTTGGGTTACCAAGTGCGATGGCGGGAGTGATGTGGAGTGGCCTTTTATCAATGTGCTTTGGTTGATCGATACAAGGGAAGGGGATGGAGTAGAAGCGTGGTTGACTCTTGAACAACGTTGTTTTGAGGAGTTTGATAAAATTAAGGAGGTTGGAGATTATGCTTTGATTGATCCTAGTCCATTGGAGAAGCTTGATAAAATTAAGGAGGTTGGTGATCATGCTTTGATTGATCCTAGTCCGTTGGAGATCATCCAAACATAG